Genomic segment of Apium graveolens cultivar Ventura chromosome 7, ASM990537v1, whole genome shotgun sequence:
tttgttttgatatcttggtgtgtggtgattgattgatatcctagtattggttgtgcttatttgtcttatgtgcgtagctaacatataagatagcgtgttaatctctattgaagcgacagtgaatatagaggtttagaacttgccatgctagcataggttcatgtattgtatgcatgattagtgggtaactctaaccatcttacttgccctatgtaatcaagatagataacttgtgcttaaaccgttatgttgtcaaattctatagacatatagggtctcaatataattggtgcctattcagcttctatctcttttgtggatgtctggtagaatggtactcgtgcaacgaaagttggcgtttatcagtttcgtgttatctgattagtgtcctcaccatcacatactaaggttaagaacgagaaggctattgaatgaagtagtaatgaagttagaatcccatgtttgtcatatatagtaattcaacctcaattctcttagttaatgttatttagtataatctcttagtttaataaaaacccaatttgttatttgtcttagcattgagcgataaccatacattgttgcataggtgcataaattgaacttaacctaaaccagtctctgtgggaacgaatctgatttatatcttatactacttgtgaacgcgtatacttgcgtgaatattagcgcgtgttttcgccctaacagtagGTCCACCTAACCCCAAGAAAAGAAGAGCATTTAAGAAAATTGGAGGTAGGAATTAGGTTCGAAAATGGGAAGTTGGGATGAAATTTGTGAACATGGCTGAATTTAGGGAGTTTGTGAGGAGATATGGTGTCCTTGAGAGAAGAGGGGTTCAGTTTCTAACTAATGATAGTAGAAAATGCCAAGTATGCTGTGAGGGAGAGTGTCCCTTCTACATGTGGTGTAGTAGGGACAAAGATAGCGAGACATGCACAATTAAAATACTTGTTGACTCACACTTGTGCACTAAACCATACAACAACAAAATGGCAACAACTAGATACTTGTGTGATTTGTTTGGAGATAGGATTAGAAAGAACCCTCAGTGGAGTTGTAAGGAGATGGCTGAAACTATAAAAAATGAATTGGAAATTCATGTGCCTAAGATAAAGATTCTTAGGTTGAGAAAAATGGCACTTGAAGAAATTGTATAAAGTCTTAAACAACATTATTCAAGGGTCAGAGATTATGGTCATGAGGTGCTTCTTAATAATGTTCGTGACACTGTAAAAATTTCAACAACCAAATTGAATGAAGAGGATCCTGTGAAGTTCAAGAGGATATATGTATGCTACTTTGCTCTGAAAAGTGGTTGGAAGGCTGGTTGTAGAAAAGTAATGGGATTAGATGAATGTTTTCTGAAAACAGTTTGTGGTGGCCAGCTATTATCTGTTGTTGGAAGGGATGGAAACAACCAAATATTTCCAATTTGTTATGTAGTTGTTGAATCTGAAAATACAGATTATTAGTTGTGGTTCATTACCTTGATGAGGGATGATTTGAAATTAGAAGATGGCTTTGGATTGACAATAATAAGTGATCAGCAGAAGGGATTAAAAAATGCTGTGAATGAGCTCCTCCCATCTGTTGAACACAAACTCTGCACAAGGCATCTTTGTGCCAACTTCAAAAAGAATTAATGTTACTTACTTTACTCTTCAATTTCTTAACTTTTCTGTTTTTATTTCAAGTGTAATGTTACTAATACTTCCACTTATTTCAGGTTTAATACTGGGATTTTGAAGAGGTGCTTTTGGAAAATTGCATTACCAACACACAAGGTGGCTTATGCAAGAGCTATGAGAGAACTTGAGAAACATTCTAAGGTTGCCCATGCACACCTGTCAAAGTTTGACCCCAAGTAATAGTGTAGATCTCATTTTGCAACCCATTCCTTGGTTGACAATATAGACAATAACATGTCTGAAAGTTTCAACAACTGGATCATCAATGAAAGGTACTTAAACTTAACTCTTTTTATGTTTTGTGTCCCCTGAATATGTAACTATTTTGATCACAATCTCTTTTATGGACTAGGTTTATGCCCCTGCTTACAATGCTACAAGAGATTCACTATAAGCTGATGACAAGAATGACTACAAGAAGGGATGAGATGTTGAACACTAATCTCCAGATATGTCCCAGAATTAAGAAAAAATTGGATTTGCTAGTCACAGAATCAAGGAAATGGTCTGCTGCTTGGGATGGGGCCAAGAAGTTTCAGGTGAAGAGTGGAATAAGATCTATAACAGTTGATTTGGAGAATGGAACTTGTGACTACAGAATGTATGATCTCACAGGCATACCATGCCATCATGCAATTGCTGTTATCCACTCAAGGAGGCAAGAACCGCTTGACTATGTATCTGGGTACTATAAAAGGGATAAATACCTTGCTACCTACAAATTTTCACTGGAAGCAATAAAGGGGGAAGAATATTGGGATTTCCACTCAACTGAAACAATGTTGCCACCAGATATTCCTAAAAAACTAAGAGGAAGACCAAAGAAAATGAGGAGGAGAGAGGAGTGGGAATGAGGTAGCAGAAGGTAAGCCACACCATCTCCAGGATTTTTATTACAGAGGCTCACCAATAAGAGAGTAATGCATTGTAGTAATTGCAGACTTCCAGGCCATAGAGTCTCTAAATGCCCAACTAAGAAGTCTGGTGAGAATAAAGCCACTCAAGGAGATGCACCTGATGAAGAGGCAAGTAAGAAAAGAAAAGACAACACCACAGAACTTGTGAACAAGTCAGCCAAGGAGAAGAAAAGGCAAAAACTAGCTGTGAGAAGGCCTTAGAAAGGAATTAAAATTAATGAGCCCCAAAATCAAAGCTCACAGACTGGTGCTAAAAAGGTAAATGAGCCATCATATACAGGTAAAGGGAATTTGCCTATAcaggaggaagaaaaagataaTAGTGATGAAAGTGAGATAGGTGAAGAAGATGTGTGGAGATTGTTTGAGCATGATTATACAAATGATGAAGCTGATCAACATGAAAGGGAGGATGCAGAGAAGTGTCAAGGcattgatgatttaattgatgaaACAATTTCAACAATGAGGATGAAATTAAAGAAGGCCAAGGCAGTGGCTCAAGGTGGAACAGAAGGAGTTCAGCTGGCTGATGATGAGCCCCTTGCTTTCTTTAAGAAAGTTCCAAGGAAGAAGATGCCTTTGGTGAAAGGTAAGGGTGCAGATGAATGGGAGCTAGTGGCAAGGACTATGCTCAGTTTAGTGAGAAGCTTAGAGGTCCTGTAGGGACAAAGGCTGTGTTCATGCCTATACCAGGATTGGTACCTTTCAGACCACAAGATGTACACCACCTGCAAACACACCACCTACAAGAGCTGAACAGAGCACTAGTTCAATCAACAACCATCCTCCACCAGAGAGAAGGACTTATGCATTTAGACTAAGCACTGAGTTAAAAAGGCTAAGTGGGTTGAAGAAGACTCCAGAAGATCCAATTAACCTAGCTAAGTGAATCAAGTTTGCATTTTAGGCCTC
This window contains:
- the LOC141673723 gene encoding uncharacterized protein LOC141673723, which encodes MRDDLKLEDGFGLTIISDQQKGLKNAVNELLPSVEHKLCTRFNTGILKRCFWKIALPTHKVAYARAMRELEKHSKVAHAHLSKFDPKFMPLLTMLQEIHYKLMTRMTTRRDEMLNTNLQICPRIKKKLDLLVTESRKWSAAWDGAKKFQVKSGIRSITVDLENGTCDYRMYDLTGIPCHHAIAVIHSRRQEPLDYVSGYYKRDKYLATYKFSLEAIKGEEYWDFHSTETMLPPDIPKKLRGRPKKMRRREEWE